In Malania oleifera isolate guangnan ecotype guangnan chromosome 8, ASM2987363v1, whole genome shotgun sequence, a single window of DNA contains:
- the LOC131163046 gene encoding gamma carbonic anhydrase 1, mitochondrial — translation MGTLGKAIYTVGFWIRETGQAIDRLGSRLQGNYYFQEQLSRHRTLMNIFDKAPVVDKDAFVAPSASVIGDVQVGQKSSIWYGCVLRGDVNSISVGSGTNIQDNSLVHVAKSNLSGKVLPTLIGDNVTVGHSAVLHGCTVEDEAFVGMGATLLDGVVVEKHAMVAAGALVRQNTRIPSGEIWGGNPAKFLRKLTDEERAFISQSATNYSNLAQVHAAENAKSFDEIEFEKVLRKKFARKDEEYDSMLGVVRETPPELILPDNILPDKDQKGSQK, via the exons ATGGGAACCCTAGGCAAAGCCATTTACACCGTTGGATTCTGGATTCGCGAGACTGGTCAGGCCATTGATCGCCTCGGCTCCCGCCTCCAAGGCAACTACTACTTCCAAGAGCAGT TGTCCAGGCATCGAACTCTCATGAATATATTTGATAAAGCTCCTGTGGTTGATAAGGATGCATTTGTAGCACCAAGCGCCTCTGTCATTGGTGATGTTCAAGTGGGACAGAAGTCATCTATTTGGTATGGGTGTGTTTTAAGAG GTGACGTCAATAGCATCAGTGTTGGATCTGGAACTAATATACAGGACAACTCCCTTGTGCATGTTGCAAAATCCAATCTAAGTGGGAAAGTGTTGCCAACTTTGATTGGAGACAATGTTACTGTAG GTCATAGTGCTGTCTTACATGGCTGTACTGTAGAAGATGAGGCTTTTGTTGGTATGGGAGCTACACTGCTTGATGGGGTGGTTGTTGAAAAACATGCCATGGTTGCTGCAGGAGCCCTTGTGAGACAGAACACAAGGATCCCGTCTGGggag ATATGGGGAGGTAATCCAGCAAAGTTCCTGAGGAAGCTCACTGATGAAGAGAGAGCATTTATCTCCCAGTCAGCCACCAACTATTCCAACCTTGCACAAGTCCATGCAGCTGAGAATGCAAAGTCCTTTGATGAGATTGAGTTTGAGAAAGTACTTCGCAAGAAGTTTGCTCGTAAAGATGAGGAGTATGACTCGATGCTGGGTGTCGTTCGCGAGACCCCTCCTGAACTTATTCTTCCAGATAACATCCTACCAGATAAAGACCAAAAGggttctcaaaaataa
- the LOC131163047 gene encoding uncharacterized protein LOC131163047: protein MGAGALPKGTGGGGGHVGDAPLVLGLQPSALVDNVARVDWSLLDRIPGDRGGSLPVAIEELEHILREVKTHMLSLPHDLSSIKTIAGGSVANTVRGLMAGFGVTSGIIGACGDDEQGHLFVSNMSSSGVNLSRLRISEGPTAQCVCLVDALGNRTMRPCLSHAVKLQADELTREDFKGSKWLVLRYGIFNLEVIHAAIRIAKEEGVFVSLDLASFEMVRNFRLPLLQLLESGDIDLCFANEDEARELLRGEHNDDPEAAVNYLAEHCQWAVITLGPKGCIAKHGKEVVRVSAVGESKAVDATGAGDLFASGFLYGLVKGLPLEDCCRVGACSGGSVIRSLGGEVTPENWQWMHKQLQVKGFPLPHLKK from the exons ATGGGGGCAGGAGCCCTGCCGAAGGGCACTGGCGGCGGCGGCGGGCATGTGGGGGACGCTCCTCTGGTCCTCGGGCTCCAACCTTCAGCCCTCGTCGACAACGTCGCCCGCGTCGATTGGTCCCTCCTCGATCGAATCCCCGGCGACCGTGGTGGCTCTCTCCCT GTTGCAATTGAAGAACTTGAGCATATATTGAGGGAGGTTAAAACGCATATGCTTTCTCTGCCCCATGATCTGTCTTCTATAAAGACAATAGCTGGTGGCAGTGTCGCTAATACTGTTCGAGGCCTAATGGCTGGGTTTGGGGTCACTAGTGGAATAATTGGGGCTTGTGGGGATGATGAGCAGGGGCACTTGTTTGTAAGCAACATGAGCTCCAGTGGAGTAAACCTCTCGAGATTGAGAATTAGTGAGGGACCCACAGCACAG TGTGTGTGTCTTGTGGATGCACTGGGTAATCGTACAATGCGACCCTGTCTTTCACATGCTGTTAAGCTTCAG GCAGATGAGTTGACAAGAGAGGATTTTAAAGGTTCCAAA TGGTTGGTCCTAAGATATGGGATATTCAACTTGGAAGTTATTCATGCGGCTATTCGGATTGCCAAAGAAGAGGGTGTTTTTGTATCCCTGGATTTGGCCAGTTTTGAg ATGGTTCGGAACTTTAGATTACCACTTCTGCAGTTATTAGAGTCTGGAGATATAGATCTATGCTTTGCCAATGAGGATGAAGCAAGAGAGTTGCTAAG GGGCGAACACAATGATGACCCTGAAGCTGCTGTCAATTATTTGGCTGAACACTGCCAGTGGGCTGTCATAACCCTAGGCCCCAAAGGATGCATTGCAAAACATGGTAAAGAG GTAGTTAGAGTCTCTGCAGTAGGGGAGTCGAAGGCAGTTGATGCCACAGGCGCAGGGGACCTGTTTGCAAGTGGGTTTTTGTATGGGTTAGTGAAGGGACTGCCACTAGAGGACTGCTGCAGAGTTGGCGCTTGCAGTGGTGGATCTGTTATTCGTTCACTCGGGGGTGAGGTTACTCCAGAGAACTGGCAATGGATGCATAAGCAGTTGCAGGTCAAGGGCTTCCCTCTTCCTCACCTCAAGAAGTGA